TCGGGCAGTTGTACGAGCAGATGCCGTACGAGGTCGCGGTGTTCGACGCCGGCCAGTTCCGGGTCCTCGTAGCCGAGGCGGTCGAGCAGCCCGGGCATGCCGTCGCCCTCCTGCGCGGCCTCCAGCGATGTTGCGTGGTAGCTCCGGCCGGCCTCGATGCAGGACAGCACCTCGTCCTCGGAGATGCGCAGTCGTTCGGCGATCTCGGGGGTGGTGGGGGTGCGGCCGTGCTGGGTGGTCAGGTCCTCGGTGGCGGCGTTGACCTGGACCCACAACTCGTGGAGGCGGCGCGGGACGTGGACGGTGCGGACGTTGTCCCGGAAGTACCGCTTGATCTCGCCCACGACGGTCGGCATCGCGAAGGTCGGGAACTGGACCCCGCGTTCGGGGTCGAAGCGGTCGATCGCGTTGATGAGGCCGATCGTGCCGACCTGGACCACGTCCTCCATCGGCTCGTTGCGGCTGCGGAAGCGGGCCGCCGCGTACCGGACGAGCGGCAGGTTGGCCTCGATGAGGGCGCCGCGCACCCGGTCGTGCTCGCGGGTGCCGGGCTGGAGCGCCTTCAGTTGCCCGAAGAGGACCTGGGTGAGCGCCCGGGTGTCGGCGCCCCTGCTCTGCGGCCTCGGGGCGACGGGCGGCTCCTGCGGGGCCTCCTGGGGCGGTGCTGCGGGGGATTGGGCGGTCTCGCCGGTCGTGGGCGCCTGCGTCGGTGAGGGGGTGGACGGTTCCCGGGAGGGCCCCGCCGGGGACTCCTGCCGGGGCGACTCCTGTTGCGGGGGCACCTGGGCGTCCTGGTGGGGCGGGGTGGCGGCCTGCGGGCCGGGGGCACCGTGCGGGGCGGGAGAGCCGGGGGTGTCCCGCGCGCCGGGGGCGGCGTGCGGGCCGGGGAGGCCCTGCGTGTGCTGTGGCTCCTGGGGGTCCTGCTGGGGTGGCACCTGAGGCGCAGTACTGGCCGGCACGGTCACGCCACCCCTTCAGTCAACTATCCGTCAAAAGCGGTCATAGCATCACAAGAGATGTGCACTATGCGCAAGCACCGCATATCTCCGTGTTGAGGGTAAATTGCCCATATACGGGCATTCAGTTCGAACATGGATAACGCAAAAGACCCCCCACCCGTCGGAGTGGGGGGCCGGTTTGTCCGGAAGCCGCTTCAGCGTACGGGTTCAGGTCACCAGTTCGGTCATGAACTCGCCGATCCCGTGGGCGGCGTCCGAGATTCCCTGGAAGCCTATTTGGACCATATCGGCGGCTTTGATCGGCTGGGTGATGATCACGAAGAGTACGAAGACGGCGAGCGCGCCCGTGATGATCTTCTTGGTGTCCACGAGCGGTGTCGGCCTCCCCAACCGGTCCTGCAAAGTCGGGTGAGTCTAACCGGTCGGGTTTGGACACTCACCTGCCCTTTAGGGACCAATGACCCGGCGTTCCGGGTCCTTTGCCGCCCTGTGGCGGGGCGGGGGAGGCGCAGGATGGGGGACGAGCCCACCGGTTCTGGCAGGAAATCGGTGGGTGAGGGACAGGACCTCACTGCGGGGTCCGAGCCGCGGGCTTCCCCCTGACCGCGGTACGGACCGGCAGGTTCCGTCCTCATCGGGGGGAGTGGCTTGTCCCCCCGATGCCACTTCCCGCGTCCCGACGTCGAAGGTCCCGACCCCCGGTCGGGGCCTTCTTCGTGTGCGGCCCGCGCGCCGGACGGTTCGCGGGTCGTTCGCGGGTCGCTCGCCGGACCGCGCGGTCTGCCCGCCGGACTGTTCGAGCCGACGGTTCGAATCCGGTGCGGCTATTCGATACCGCCGGCGAGGTCGGTGATGGGCTGTACGGGCGCGATCACGGGCGCGAGGTCGTTGGGGAGGTCCATCAGTCGGTTGAGCTGGTTCAGGTCGTTGAGCTTGGCGCCGATCTCCTTCACGGATCCGGGCGTCGCCCCGCGCGGCATGCCCGGGGCCGCCGTCGGCAGGTCCGGGAGGGTGAGCGGGGCGATCGGCGCGGCGGAGGCGGCGGGAGCGGCGAGGCCCGCGGCGGCCCCCGCGAGGGCGAAGGCGGCGAGGATGCGCTGGGTCTTGGTCATGCCGTGACAACGGTCGAGGGGGCGGCCGGTCACGCGCCTGTCCCCCGGAGGGCCCCGGAAGCCGAGAGTCCGGGGAGCCGTGAGGGCCCCGGAAGCGTCGAGGCCCGGGGAAAAGCCGAGAGCCCCGACCCTTGCGGGGCGGGGCTCTCGATCAGAGCGGTAGCGGTGGGATTTGAACCCACGGATAGCTTGCACCATCACACGCTTTCGAGGCGTGCTCCTTCGGCCGCTCGGACACGCTACCGAGAGAGAGCTTAGCCCAAAGTGCGCCGTGCTCTGAAATCCGTGTCGGGGCGACCCTCGTCACAGCGGTCACAGGTCGCGGAAGAAGTCCTTCAGCTGCCGGGCGCACTCGTCCGCGAGCACCCCGCGGACCACCTCCGGCCGGTGGTTGAGCCGGCGGTCCCGTACGAGGTCCCACAGCGATCCCGCGGCGCCCGCCTTCTCGTCGTCCGCGCCGTACACGACCCGGGCCACCCGGGACTGCACGAGGGCGCCCGCGCACATCACGCACGGCTCCAGGGTGACGACGAGGGTGCATCCCGGGAGTCGCCATTCCCCGAGGGCGGCCGCCGCACGGCGCAGTGCCAGCACCTCGGCGTGCGCCGTGGGGTCGCCGGCGGCCTCGCGTTCGTTGTGCCCGGTGGACAGGACCTCGCCCGCCGGGCCGAGCACGACGGCGCCGACCGGCACGTCGCCGGCCGGCACCGCCAGGGCGGCTTCCCGGAGCGCCAGGCGCATGGAGTCCCGCCAGGGGTCCCGTACGGGGTCGGGACCGGGGTGGTGCGTGTCGTGCTCGTCGATCACTAGCG
This region of Streptomyces sp. NBC_00513 genomic DNA includes:
- a CDS encoding RNA polymerase sigma factor SigF encodes the protein MPPQQESPRQESPAGPSREPSTPSPTQAPTTGETAQSPAAPPQEAPQEPPVAPRPQSRGADTRALTQVLFGQLKALQPGTREHDRVRGALIEANLPLVRYAAARFRSRNEPMEDVVQVGTIGLINAIDRFDPERGVQFPTFAMPTVVGEIKRYFRDNVRTVHVPRRLHELWVQVNAATEDLTTQHGRTPTTPEIAERLRISEDEVLSCIEAGRSYHATSLEAAQEGDGMPGLLDRLGYEDPELAGVEHRDLVRHLLVQLPEREQRILLLRYYNNLTQSQISAELGVSQMHVSRLLARSFARLRSANRIEA
- the tadA gene encoding tRNA adenosine(34) deaminase TadA encodes the protein MRLALREAALAVPAGDVPVGAVVLGPAGEVLSTGHNEREAAGDPTAHAEVLALRRAAAALGEWRLPGCTLVVTLEPCVMCAGALVQSRVARVVYGADDEKAGAAGSLWDLVRDRRLNHRPEVVRGVLADECARQLKDFFRDL